TTTCTGAAGAGGGTGGCAAGGGTCTGAGGTGTCCCCACTGTACTGTGGAAGAGGGTGttcaaaaagaggaaagagagaaataccGAAGGTTATTGGAGCGACTTAAAGAAGGTGGTCATGGAAACTCTGTTCCTCCGGTAGCTCCTACTTACCACAGCTCTCAAAGAAGTCAGATGGACGCATTAAAGACCAAAGGCTGGGGGGACGAGCAAAGTCACGGAGTCAGAACAACTCAGTTTGTTCCAAAACAATACAGAGTTGTTGAAACAAGGGGACCTTTATGCTCAGTAAGAACTGAGAAGAGGTGTTGTTCAAAGGGGAAAATTTCTGATACAGAAAGGACAGTTGGAATCAGACTTGAAAATGAAGGTAGGAGGGGACACCAGCTGGAACCTAACCTATCCAAAGAGGTGTCAGCCCGACTCCGCCTGGGCAGTGGGAGCAATGGCTTACTCAGGAGGAAAATGTCAATActtgagacaaaagaaaaacattgctcAGGCAAAGAGAGGGATAAAAGGATGGATGATCTTCTTGAACTTACAGAGGACATGGAAAGGGAAATCAGTAATGCCCTAGGTCACGGCCCACAGGATGAGGTCCTAAGTAGCACTTTCAAGCTGCGAATCACTCGAGGTGACATCCAGACCTTGAAGAACTATCACTGGCTCAATGGTGAAGTCATTAATTTTTACATGAATCTTCtggtggaaagaaacaaaaagcaagggTATCCAGCACTTCATGCATTCAGTACTTTTTTCTATCCCAAATTAAAGTCTGGTGGTTACCAGGCAGTGAAAAGATGGACCAAAGGGGTCAATCTCTTTGAACAGGAACTTATTCTGGTGCCTATTCATCGGAAGGTACATTGGAGCCTGGTGGTGATAGACCTAAGAAAAAGGTGTCTTAAATATCTGGATTCTATGGGACAAAAGGGCCACAGGATCTGTGAGATTCTCCTTCAGTATTTACAGGATGAAAGTAAGACCAAAAGAAATATTGATCTGAATCTTTTAGAGTGGACCCACTACAGCATGAAGCCACATGAGATTCCTCAACAGTTGAATGGGAGTGATTGTGGAATGTTTACTTGTAAATATGCAGATTATATCTCTAGGGACAAACCTATCACATTTACTCAGCACCAGATGCCTCTCTTCCGGAAGAAGATGGTGTGGGAAATCCTTCATTAGCAGTTGCTGTGAGAATGCCCCGCCCAGTCCCTCGAGCTGCTGGTGGTTCTGTCACGGAGGACTGATGTTTCCATATACCTCATGCATCGTGGGTTCAGAAGTCCCTGCATCACCTCTGTTGTCTCACAGGTACTGAGCTGTTGGGCGTGTGCGCCGGCGTCTCCCGCACCCTGGTCCTGACGTGCTGTGTGGAGGTTCTGCCTGCAACCCCATGTGTGAGCCTGTGCCTGCTCAGAGCCTGGACTGTTCAACCCACACAAGAACAAACGctaattaataacttttttttatgatttttttcccctgtgaatGTGGGAAATGCAGGATTTATTCTATGATTtgtcttttgtgtgtttgttcATGTGTGTTCATTCGCTCACTCATTAGCAGACATAATGGGCTGTGGCTATGTGCTGCTGCTCTTTCAGTTAACTCTGAATTACCTgaactatttatttttgaaggagtGTTAATCAAGCTCCACTCCCAGCTGAAGATCAGGAGAGCAatcagggaggtggggaggaaggaagtgtTAATGAACTTCTCTAAGGCTGGAGCAGAGACTGCCAACTCGAATCTAGAGATCTTCTTATGTTGGAGGCTTGACGATGCCGGGAGAAGCGCTGTGGCCGAGGGCTTCGGCCGCCTTCCAGAGCACGCCTGACACGACAGCACTGGCGTGGGGGCATGGAAAAGTGGAACTGTGGCTCTCCACACGTCTTTAGAAGAGTGTCGTGGTCATCCTAAAGAGACCGCGCTTTCTGGAAATGAGGTGACTTGGCTACTCTTGAAACTGGATTTGAAGTAACTGTAAACCCGAAATCTTCATTTTCATCCTAGATCTGGTTGAGTATAAACCTCAGAATTGTAAGGGCTGGCCTGGGCCGTTGATTTCAAAAGATACTATTCACTGTAAAAGCTATTTTtcctcaaagtttttttttctatatataaagcTGAAATTAAGTTTTATACTCATTAGGATTtacattcccctccccccccccattccatCCCCActgaaatttggaagaaaatttaGTACTTGGCTCCGAGGCTGCCAGT
Above is a genomic segment from Mustela lutreola isolate mMusLut2 chromosome 3, mMusLut2.pri, whole genome shotgun sequence containing:
- the LOC131826497 gene encoding LOW QUALITY PROTEIN: sentrin-specific protease 2-like (The sequence of the model RefSeq protein was modified relative to this genomic sequence to represent the inferred CDS: substituted 2 bases at 2 genomic stop codons) — its product is MDIRKLKEWPPTRALLKRRRSNSTLFSTVDPDEIPAKRPRLDYFIHQVKTSLYNAASLFGFPFQLTTKPMVTSACNGTRNVAPSGEVFSNCSSCELTGSGSWNNMLKLGNKSPNGISDYPKIRVTVTRDQPRRVLPSFGFTLNSEGYNRRPGGRRHSKGPSESSLTWKPQEXVVTEMISEEGGKGLRCPHCTVEEGVQKEEREKYRRLLERLKEGGHGNSVPPVAPTYHSSQRSQMDALKTKGWGDEQSHGVRTTQFVPKQYRVVETRGPLCSVRTEKRCCSKGKISDTERTVGIRLENEGRRGHQLEPNLSKEVSARLRLGSGSNGLLRRKMSILETKEKHCSGKERDKRMDDLLELTEDMEREISNALGHGPQDEVLSSTFKLRITRGDIQTLKNYHWLNGEVINFYMNLLVERNKKQGYPALHAFSTFFYPKLKSGGYQAVKRWTKGVNLFEQELILVPIHRKVHWSLVVIDLRKRCLKYLDSMGQKGHRICEILLQYLQDESKTKRNIDLNLLEWTHYSMKPHEIPQQLNGSDCGMFTCKYADYISRDKPITFTQHQMPLFRKKMVWEILHXQLL